The genomic DNA GAGAAGACTGCTGATTGTCGCAAGGGTTAAAACCACAGTATTTAGCAACTGTGGTAATTCCTGTCTGTTACAAGCTAAATGAAGCACTTATGTTTGATACACATAAAATGGGAAAAACTATGTAGAAGATGGAAAACATCTCTTCTGATGCTGTGTTTATTCTGGAGAATAtgaatgtttgtattttatatttgcaATCTTGAGCTGAAATAAATGACAATAATGTTAAAACCTTCGTATTTTAGTGTGTGTTATTTACATGATTTCATGATCAACTTAGGTCACATATTTGCAATAAGCTTGTTTTTGTCAGAATGGAAAAAGTGCCTCTTTGACCAGTAAAATGTATCTGTaacattaaaacactttaaCAGGAGGAAAAACACGAGTCAGttgtaaaaatagaaacatgttTATTACAACCTCCTGgtgaaaaaacagacaaacattcaGATACATTCACATTCAAAATGTGACTATTTACAGTTGCAGTAGTAAAGTCGACCAACAGCAGTCGTGTCTGTATGACAGACACTATGTGGATCAATGTTTCACCCACAGGTGGAATGATGTTCCTGTTATTAATGCAACATGTTAAACCAGCTTGCTTCAAACATAACAAGTTACCTTTCAACATGATGTTGGTTTGAAACGGACATTAGaagtttaaagcaacactatgtaactgTTCCTAAGCAACAGAGCCCTCGGAGCGatgtctatcaatgtgttgaACTGAAACCCAACTGaacgctggatattacccatgatcctctgcttcctgaaccaacAGAACTGcggctgtaacaaatccaccaaactctgtttagaattcttcatgattaactgatctcagttcagcttcactcttcacctGCAGCTGATTGTGACAGTTGAAGCTGAGACTCTCAGTCacttcttctcacaggagatggaacccactcaccagagttaCAGAGAACAGACGTTCAGGGAGCGAAGGAGGAAACCTCTCCTTCTTCACAGTCACTGAACCATCAAACACATTTAATCCAGCTGCTGGTTTAAAGTAGgaaagttgcatagtgttgctttgaTTGAAGTAACAGTTTTTGCAGTATAATGAAAATGTACACACAGTTTTCAAActgtcctgcccccccctcctctcctaaCGTGTAACACTGAGTTCTTTAACGAGGGAAATGAAGGGAAACTTAAGTCAAACTGGAAATAGGCTGCTAACTTTGACCACCAGggggaaaacaaacaagattcaATTGAAGATAGTTTTTACAGTACTGTACGGCCCAATACTTTAAATGGATCCAAGTGGCAGCTTCTGTTTTGTCATGATATTTTACTCTGAAGACAGGAAACTAGCTTCGGCTCATGATCAGTTATACAAGTGGTACATAATTAACACCGACCGGTTGCCTTGGTGATGACATTATGGGGTGTATGTCACCTTTAATTCTGATGAGCCATCAGACTTATTTTCTTCAGCATCTCCTCAGACTGCAGCTGCTCAAAAGTCAACAGAGACAGACCCAGCTGGTCCtcctggagacagggagagggggtgagacactgagactggTCATCGTCCTATTGTCTGCACAGCTCCAGGTAAATTGAATTCAAATAGGTGGGTTTTTTTGGcttaatttacaaaaaaaatataaaatctgtgAATCCTACCTGTCTGAAAGGCTGAGCCATCTGCCGGAGGAAGTGCTTTGAGAGATGGACGGCCTCGTCCACCGTGAGGTTCAGACTGCCGTCGCTGATGTGCTCCTGAATCCAGCGAGGGAGTTTCCCACGTTTGTCTGCTCGGGCGTAACGCTGTGGAGACGGAGGAGATACTTCAgcttcaaacacacatattGATCCAGAGGATAAAAATCCAGACTGAGAAGAAAGCTCACGCACTTTGTCAGCGAAGATCATGAGTCCGTAGTCGGTCTTGCCTCTGATGGCTCTGCCCACACATTGAGCTGCGTGACGCATGGCATCAAACGTGAGGAAGTCGTTCTCTTTGATCTGAAACTGATCCCGAAGGTATTCCAGACGAGCCTGAAACACCAGCTCAGTCAGTCAGGACAAGATATTCTCTAACTATGGACGATGTTAAAACCACAGTCAGACTGAAGAAAATATGTTATTTAGAACATCGGAAAATACACAACTGTTAAACTAAAGATTGATCCTGATATCAAACAACCTAAAAATGTGTTGAGTCAAGAAGGTAGAAGTAAATCAAtcatttcatatattttgttaCTTAAATATCAGAAACTGGTTGATATGGATGTGATGCCACACAGTGACAGTTCTGACCTTTAGGATGCGGCTCTGGGTGTAAACATAAGGAACTCCAAACATGATGACCGCCCGACCAAAGTGGtgaactgaagagaaaacagaacaagATTTACAATTTTGAAAAAACCCACATACTCTCAATTTACAGTAAAATGTTGTATATTCATAATCTGTAAAACCATAAGGAAAATGGTAACACTGCCTGTTTTGTATCTAATCAATGACTTTATCTCTACACAGTCCAGCAGTCATCTCAGTAACCTGCAGCTTCCTGATCATTTACCAAAGTCGATTCCCTCAGACACTTTTCCTCTGGCCACCGACAGGAGGATGGCTCCTCTGCCGTTCTCACAAGCCTGAACAACAGAAACAgatgaaggtcagaggtcaaaagaCCCAAAACCAGAAGTTGAATTATTACCATCAGTCTGCGATTACTCTTTTAATGCACTGGTGATGCTTAATGGATCAATCACAGGCTTTTACCAACATGATCTTAGCAACTATAGCCCAAATATTTCTGACTGAATTAATCACAATAATTGGTGTAGATAAGACGGCAGGTTCGTGTCTGACCTCGTGGTATTTCTCCAGGGCCATGCTGGTCTCTGCAGCATCCTGAGTCTCGATGAAGATGAGTTTGTTTCTCTGGATGTTCTCGAGGATTCCCtgcaaataaacatgtaaacaacacaCATGAGAAAACCCTGGCAAACACAATTTTTATTTCAGTGATGCAAATATTATAatatgctatatatatatatgtgttcaATATAATGTCTTTATAAGCGAGGAGACAGAATAAGATCCATGTTAAAAAGAGCAGGGAGACATCACAGTCtctcgtgtgtgtctgttcaacCACTGACCTGTTCATACCAAGCTGCCACTATATTCTCCATATACATATAGCTCGTGAAAAACGCCACAATGCCGTCAGGGACAATGGCCGACATCTCAAGAAGCAGGTTGCCATAGTTACGGATCACAGCTGGAAACAAAAAGGAGAAATTATGCGTTTTGAGATGTTATGTTTAAGAAAAGGATCCGTATTTAATTCAAAGCtgtaattaaatgtatttaattgttttttaaacaaaccGAAGTCTTCTCTGGTCTCAAACTTGGAGCTCAGGGCCACCTGGTCATTTCCTCTCCCAACGATCTAATCAAaccagacagaagaagaaaaagagaaaaacgtGACTCAAAAGCATCGATACAGGTTCAGATGATATGATTGAGATTCTGCAAATGCTTGAGGATGTTTTCTGTGAAACTCTTTTCAACTTTTGATgatttgatcattttaaaattccTCTTAAAATCCACTGGAGCCGTCACAGGGTTTGTGTCTGAGTGCAGTTACACACCAGGGGACAGAGGCAGGTCCGTGCTAGTGTCATGGTGAAGGACGCCACGGTAACGGGACGGAAGTCCAGGATTCGGGGATAGATGTCCAGTGGAGAGAGagtctgaggacaaacacaagGAAGACATGATTGTTCACTGACTTGTGTGCGTGACGGAGGTGTGACGTACTATCAGTTtagaggcaggagggaggaagaagaaatgaaGCAGGTATTTTTAAAAGGATTCAATCAACAAGATAAAACTGCaaagaagacagagacagaagaatCCAACTTACCCCTGAGGTGATGATGACCGACTGAAACCTCTGAAAAACTGGTTTGATGGCTATAGACGGATCCATGCAGCTGAGAGAGCAAACAGAAACTGTGAGATTCTCCTCTATCACCACATTAGGTAACATAATGAGTCATTagtaaaacatacaaaccatGTCAATAGTCTTTTATTATGAAGTTGTCAAGAAATGCGTCATCAAAGCAACAAGAACTTAAACCTATATTAACTTTTAATTAACTTCTTTAAATGAGCTCGACAATGAAGATGACatcaaaaagaaataaagtattaatattTCCAAATGATAACAGTTGTTTTCTGCAGCTCCACCTCACCTGAAGTGCAGGACAGGGTTTGCGATGGTCGGAGTTCTGTCCTCAAAAGGCTCGATGATGATGGTAAAACCTTCAGATACAGAGAGAACCAGATAGTTAAAGAAGTTTAACaccaggagcagctgagaggatTTTAAATCCACTCAACTGACAGAACAAAGTTTTGTGTAAGTGATTAAATAACTGTGAGGGTCAGTTACCCCCTTTCTTTTAATTCAGCAGAAGTAACGACTGAAGAAACAAGATATTAAAGCTAATACTCACACAATGTTTGTTCAGTGTCTGATTGGagaacaggtgtgtgtttgtaccttgGCTGTAGGTGCTGACCAGGGTAGCAAAGTTAGAGATGAGAGTCACAGCTGAGAAGTCGGCGATGTCTGCGATCTCCAGAGTTCGTAGTAAAGACTGCAGCCGCTCTGCACAGaacctggagacacacagagggtcACAGATGAAagatgaaggagagaggagcatCTACATGGTGAAAGGTGGGCGGGGGGGAAGGAAAAATTACTATGTCATTATCAAAGTGTAGTTGAAGCCGACGCTGACCTCAGAGGTTTCCGGTCGATGCAGACTTTGTCGAAGATGTCTTTGAGGAACTGGGGGGCGCTCTCCTGGACCACGTGTTGGACCCTCAGACGGGATTTCAGATATTCCAGTAAACGCCTCAAGAAACCAACAAAGTGCTCGGCTGTGCGAATAGATCCAGGAACTGCCTCTAAGAAAACAGGAGGGAGCAATGttaaccttttgtttttctgttattatGTTTTAATATCATTGAAGTGAAATGGATATGAAAGTATGAACCTTTAAGAATTTCATCTGGTAACACTGGATTTGAGAGGTAGACGTCCGTTTCCCGGGCAACGTTGGCAttcttcagcccctccaccagtCGCCTGTACTCGTCCCTCAGCTTGGCCGTGTCCGTCTCCTTGATGCTATCAGAAACCGGAGCAGAGAGGATTCAGATGTGGAACACAACACCAGACCTgaagtgagtcagtgagtcagtcctCATCCTGCCGGCGTCTAACAGACTCGTACTTCTGAATGGTCGTCTGCAGCGTGTCCACGTTGGTCTGGCAGCGGTCGAGTGTGCGTCGGCTGATGTTCACACTCATGGCGTCGATACATACGTTGTCTgaagagtgagggagagaagaggtcGAATTAAAATACATGTACAAGAATTAACATAAAGACAATTCTGATAAATGATCAGTGTTTTTGAGGATATGTTCATAAATTAATTACATTACACAAATACTTATTTAAGTCCCTCACCAATATTATGAGCCTCATCAAACACCACAACAGATTTCTTGCAGAGTTCCTTGGACACCAGGTCGGCGATCTTGGGATCCAGCAGGTAGTGGTAGCTGTACACTACGATGTTGGCGTGCAGGATCTGAAgggaagaaagacagagaaatgtTTCTAACAACTAAAAGCAAACTTACCTTATGCTTATTATTTTCTGTCCTATAAAAtaagtgtatttgttttcagtttaaccAAATATATAAATCCATCCAGTAATATATTAGACAAAATactgggaaattattttttccccccaggCTGAACGCATCATGTTTGTAAATCTGTGAAGTGCAACGTACCGAGTATCGTGCCAGATAATACGGACACCAGCCTTTCCTCTTGCCAAAGTCCTTCAGGTCGTCCAGGTTGTAGACGCCAGGTGGGAGGGGCACCTGGCGGCCGACGGCATCGAACTCCTGCAGGaacaaaccacagcagcagacacagtcACTTCTTAGTGTCACGTCTGTCGGGAAATTTAAGTTACGTCATTAGGTTTTAAGCAAAcaataatacatatatacaagTTATCTTTTATAACTTTtgctaaaaaaaatgtattaggtGTTGGAAttcatattttttgaaaaacagcaggtgatgaaaaacagcagctgctctgaATCAGAAGGAGTCACGTGACTTCTCACCTCATAGAAGCGACAGGCGGGCAGGTCGGGGTCGCTGTGGCGTTGTGCTCGGATGTACGAGGCTGTCAGAGTGTGGCACTTCCCGTCCACTTCCTTCCCGAAGCGCAGAGCGCTCACctagaggagagcagaggatcCTGGTCACAGGCACGGACACAAAGCCC from Limanda limanda chromosome 6, fLimLim1.1, whole genome shotgun sequence includes the following:
- the ercc2 gene encoding general transcription and DNA repair factor IIH helicase subunit XPD; its protein translation is MKLNIEGLLVYFPYDFIYPEQYSYMLELKRTLDAKGHGVLEMPSGTGKTISLLSLIVAYQKAFPLEVTKLIYCSRTVPEIEKVVEELRKLMEYYSKETGESNNFLALALSSRKNLCIHPEVSALRFGKEVDGKCHTLTASYIRAQRHSDPDLPACRFYEEFDAVGRQVPLPPGVYNLDDLKDFGKRKGWCPYYLARYSILHANIVVYSYHYLLDPKIADLVSKELCKKSVVVFDEAHNIDNVCIDAMSVNISRRTLDRCQTNVDTLQTTIQNIKETDTAKLRDEYRRLVEGLKNANVARETDVYLSNPVLPDEILKEAVPGSIRTAEHFVGFLRRLLEYLKSRLRVQHVVQESAPQFLKDIFDKVCIDRKPLRFCAERLQSLLRTLEIADIADFSAVTLISNFATLVSTYSQGFTIIIEPFEDRTPTIANPVLHFSCMDPSIAIKPVFQRFQSVIITSGTLSPLDIYPRILDFRPVTVASFTMTLARTCLCPLIVGRGNDQVALSSKFETREDFAVIRNYGNLLLEMSAIVPDGIVAFFTSYMYMENIVAAWYEQGILENIQRNKLIFIETQDAAETSMALEKYHEACENGRGAILLSVARGKVSEGIDFVHHFGRAVIMFGVPYVYTQSRILKARLEYLRDQFQIKENDFLTFDAMRHAAQCVGRAIRGKTDYGLMIFADKRYARADKRGKLPRWIQEHISDGSLNLTVDEAVHLSKHFLRQMAQPFRQEDQLGLSLLTFEQLQSEEMLKKISLMAHQN